Part of the bacterium genome, GGAAACGGCCGTTGACACTGCCTGGCGTTTAATCTAGACCACCCGCACCATAAAGTTTCCCTGATGCATCTCTCTTTGGTCGGGGTGTAGCTCAGCCTGGTTTAGAGCGCACGGTTCGGGACCGTGAGGTCGGAGGTTCGAATCCTCTCACCCCGACCAAGGGGAGATGCCTTTGTTTTTCGTGGACAGTGCTTTTTTCGCATGTTAGTTGCGCCCTATCACCATGAAGAAGATCGAAGCCATCATAAAGCCTTTCAAACTCGACGAGATCCGCGAGGCGGTTCAGGAGCTGGGCGTCCAGGGCATGACCGTCACCGAGGTGAAGGGTTTCGGCAGGCAGAAGGGGCACACCGAAGTATATCGCGGCGCCGAATACGTGGTTGACTTCCTACCGAAGATAAAGATAGAGATCGTCGTCCCAGAGGAAAAGGCGGCCGAGGTCGCCTCCGTCATCCAGAAGCGGACCCACACGGGCCGCATCGGAGACGGCAAGATCTTTATAAGCAGCATAGACGACGTCGTAAGGATTCGCACCGGCGAGACCGGCGAATCAGCCCTGTAGTCCTTTTTTTTTTCTCCAAGTACAGACGGCAGTCATAACCTATCTCAGGGAGGAGATATGCCTATTTCAAAGACGTTGAAGATGATCGAGGACAACAGGGCGAAGATGGTGGATTTCAAGTTCGTAGATTTCCCCGGGGTCTGGCAGCACTTCGCAGTGCCGGTCTCGGAGCTGGACGCAGGCGCGTTCGACAGCGGATTCGGATTCGACGGCTCCTCGATGCGCGGCTGGCAGCCGATACACGCCTCCGACATGCTCATCCTCCCGGACCCGAATACGGCGGTGCTGGATCCCTTCATGCGCGAAGCCACCCTCTCGCTCATCTGCAACATCGTGGACCCGATCACCAAAGAGCCGTACAGCCGCGACCCGAGGCACATCGCCCAGAAGGCGGAGAAGTACCTCGTCTCCACGGGGCTGGCCGACACGGCGTTCTTCGGACCCGAGGCCGAGTTCTTCATATTCGACCACATCGCCTTTGATCAGACCTCGAACCACGCCTTCTACCGCATAGACTCCGACGAGGGGTGCTGGAACAGCGGCTGCGAGACCAGCCAAAACCTGGGCTATAAGCCGCGCTACAAAGAGGGTTATTTCCCGGTGTCGCCGACCGACAGCCAGCACGACCTGCGCACCGAGATGGTGCTCGAGATGGAGAAGGTCGGCATCAAGGTCGAGTGCCAGCATCACGAGGTCGCGACCGCGGGCCAGGCCGAGATCGACATGCGCTTCTCCCCGCTCGTGGAGATGGGCGACAAACTGCTCTGGTTCAAGTACGTGGTGAAGAACGTGGCGCGTCGCCACAACAAGACTGTGACCTTCATGCCCAAGCCCCTGTTCGAAGACAACGGCAGCGGCATGCACATCCACGTCTCGCTCTGGAAGAACAAGAAACCCCTCTTCGCAGGGGACCGCTACGGCGGGATGTCCGAGATGGCCCTCCATTTCATGGGCGGAATAATCAAGCACGCCAAGGCGCTGTCGGCCATCTGCAATCCGACCACGAACTCCTACAGGAGGCTCGTGCCCGGTTTCGAGGCGCCGATCAACATTGCGTATTCCAGCAGAAACCGCTCCGCCGCGCTGCGCATCCCGATGTACTCGTCGAACCCGAATGCCAAGCGCATTGAGTTCCGCACGCCCGACCCCTCCTGCAACGGGTACCTTGCGTTCGCCGCGATCCTCATGGCCGGCCTCGACGGCGTGCAGAATCGCCTCGACCCGGGCGCGCCGCTGGACAAGAACATATACAAGCTCTCGCCCGAGGAGCTCAAAGACGTGCAGCACGCGCCGGCCTCCCTCGAAGAGGCGTTGGACGCTCTGGAGCGCGACCACGAGTTCCTGCTCAAGGGCGACGTCTTCACACAGGACGCCATAGACACCTGGATCGAGTACAAGCGCGAGAACGAAGTCAACGTGATGAGGCTCAGACCCGTGCCGATGGAGTTCAGCCTGTATTATGACATCTAGAGCGGACCGAGACCGCGGATAGAATCAGGCCCCTTTCCTTTTCAGGATCGGGGCCTTTTTTCGGGGATTGGTGAAGGGCGTTCACCAATCAAGTTGTCGTTTCAGCTCCTTCGCCTCCTGATAGAGAGGGTCGCCAGGGCAATGGCCATCGTAAGGACCAACGCCGGCGCCGATGCGCCCGTCGCAGCCGTAGTGGCCAGTGCGCACCCGGCCTTGCCGCCGGAATTTTCAGAGGGCATGCTGAGCGAACCCTGCGCGGCAAAATCGCCGGAGGCGACACCGTTTACCGCCGCCTCCATGGCCTTGAGCAGGTCGAGCTTGCCCGCGCCCCACCTGTCGTTGGGCACGCTGCCGGTGAACGAGTCTGCGTACGCGCTCTTGGTGAGAAAACCCTCCACATCGCCCTGCGTAAAATTCTTGTTGTTCTGGAACATGAGGGCTATCGCGCCGCTGACGAACGGGGCCGACATGGAGGTCCCTGCCTGCATGTAATGCACTCCGTCGTCGGACAGCACCTGTCCCGAGACCGCGGTCCCGGATGAAAGCGAGGAGGCGATCATGCCGCCGGGCGCCGATATCTCCGGCTTCTGGCCGGTGTAGGCCGGATCGGCGGTGGGCCCTGCGCTCGAAAAGTTGAGTATCGCACCCAGCTCCTGCCCGTTGAACTGCCAGTTGTAGCCTTCCGCGCTCCAGCTCGTGCGCGTGGCATATGCCGCCACTGCGATCACGTCCGGAGAGGTGGCGGGCATCGCTATGCTCTTCACCCGATCCCCGGTCACATATTTGTACTCCCCGCCTATGTCGCCCTCGATCGACGTGAATTGGATCGTGCGCGCCGGCTTGTCCGGGAACACCCATGCGTCGAAGCCTCCCGTGCCGCCGACCATCAAGTCGAAGCTGTATGACATGGGGTTATCAACGCTGGAACCGAGCATGATCCTTATGCCGACGTGCTGCTTGCCGTTGAGAGTGGATTTGGACTCAATGGCGTTGATGAGATAGCTTATCTTCCCGTTGTCGAAAGAACCGAAGACCTTGTCGCCCTTCTCCACCATGTCACTCTTCTGAACGGGGCTGCCGGCAGGCGCCCCTTTGTGCATGGCCAGGCCCACCGAAAGATCGGAGCCCAAAGCGCCCCAGAGATCGATGTAATAGACCCTGTCTCCGGTCTTCTTCATGATGACGAAATTGGTCGCCTTGATCTCCCCCTGGGGATCGAAGCCGGCGTGGATGCCGGTGTAATCGCGGTCCCCCGAGTACTCGTTGCCGGCCGCCGCCACGAGCGCGCGACCCGCCTGCCCCTGCACTAGGCCGGCCAGGCATTGCTCGAAGAGCGACGTGCCGTCGTGCGCCCCGAGGTGCGTACCCAGGCTCAAGTTCACGACAGCGGGCACGCCGTACTGCGCCGCCTTGGCAAAGACGTAATAGGCCGCCTCGCAGATCTTGGTCGAGAAGAGCGTGTCGGCGTATCCGGATTCGAGGCTGAGCCTGGCGTCGTACTTCACGACGACCAGGTGCGCGCCGGGCGCGACGCCGCGGTATTTCTCGTCGCCGCCGGCCGCGATACCGGAGACGTGCGTCCCGTGGCCGTCCACATCCATGAGCGGGCATTGGCCGGACGATATCGAATCGAGGAGGCATTCGCTGCCGTATCCATCGTCGATCTCAACAGGCGCGGTCCCGCCGGTGCGGCTCTGGTCCCATATGGCGAGCACTCGGCTGCGACCCTCGGCATCGAGGAAATCCGGGTGCGCGTAATCCACCCCCGTGTCCACGATGCCGATGATCACTCCGTCGCCGGTGTATGAGGCGGGGAGACCCGTGGCCTGGACCACCTCGGAAAGACCTATCTCAGCGCCCGCGAGATCGTTCGAGAGGCCGATCGGTTTCGAGGCCTCGATGAACAGCACCTCTTCGGCATCCGCGACCATGCCGAGCCGGGACGCGGGTATGAGCGCGGTCATCACCTGCCCCGAGACCACGCGCACGCTCCCGCCCGCGAGGGAGACGACCCCCCTCGCCGCATCGACGTCGGAGACCTTTATGAAGACCTCGACCTGCGGATCGTCCTGCGCATCATCTGATGAAGGGACGCTGGGAAACGGGGCGCTGATAGAGAGGGCCTTTGCGCGACCGTCGTCAAAACCGAGCTCCAGGTAAGGATCGATCTTGGGATTCGCAAGCAGGGCCTGGGCAGCGAAGAATACACCGACGAATGCAATCGCTGATAAAATTCGCCCCTTCACCAACACCCCGATTCTCTCCCCCACTCAACCTTCTTATCGGCAGCATTTTGCAAATGTTGCCCGATATTTGCCGCCCCGGAGAACAAAGAGCAACCCCCGGAAAAACAAAAGCTTTCCAGGGGTCGGCTTCTTGCAAATTTGAGGTCAGGAGGGGCTTTTCACATGGTGCGGCGGCTTTACGATGAAAGCGAGCACCGAGGCGAAGATGCATATCAGGGCCGCTATCATGAATGCCCCGTTATACGAGCCGAACATATCCCAGAGGCTCCCGGCCAGTATCGGCATCACGATGCCCCCCACGCCGTACGAGGTGAACATGGCCCCGTAGTTGGCGCCCAGGTTCTTCGTGCCGAACGACTCGGCCGTGGCCAGGGGGAAGAGCGAGAAGTTGCCGCCGAAGTTGAAGCCTATCCAGCAGGCGGCGACGATGAGCCCCCACTCGCCTGCGCCTATCTTCAGTATCCCCGCCAGCATGAGCGCCTGCAGGACGCACATGATCGCGATCGCCCTCCTCACGCCGACCTTCTGCGAGACCGTGCCCCAGACGATCCTCCCCAGGCCGTTGAAGAGCGCCATGATGCCGAGCGCGGAGGCGGCGACTGAGGATGAGAGGCCGCAGGCCAGCTCGCCGAAGTTCTTGAGGCAGCCGATCACCATGAGGCCCGAGCCTGCGGAGAAGACGAACGTGAGCCAGAGCATCCAGAACTGATGGGTGCGCACGCACTCGCCCTGCTTGAAGTCCTCCGCCTTGGGCGCGTTCGCTTCGGATTCCTTGGGCTGCCAGCCGGCAGGCCTCCAGCCCGCAGGGGGATTGGAAAGGAGCAGGGCGCCTGCCACGACTGATATAATGAATATGATCCCGAACGCCGTGAAGGTCCCGTTCACCCCGTAGCTCTCTATGAAACCGCCCCAGGTGCCTGCGAGCTTGACGAAGATGAAGGCGCCGGCGCCGAAGCCGGCGACCGCAAGGCCCGTGACAAAGCCCTTCAGATCAGGGAACCACTTCACGCAGGCGGCTATGGGGCAGACATAACCGAGCCCGATCCCTGCGCCGCCGACGATGCCGATGAAGAAGAGGATGGGCCAGAAACCGGTGCCCCCCAACAGCCCGGCGAGTATGTAGCCCGCGCCCAGCAGCACGGCGCCGGCCAGCGCCACCTTGCGCGGCCCCACCTTGTCCTGCCAGCGACCCGCCAGGATCATCACAATGGCAAAGGTGGCAAGCCCTGCGGAGAATATCGCCTGCGCCTGCGTCGCGGTGAACGCGTAGGGACCCGCCGGATCCTGGAGCGCCTTCGTGAACGCTCCCCACGCATAGATAGCGCCCAGACAGAACTGCACGAGCAGAGCTCCCAGGACAACAAGCCAGCGTCTCTTTTCCATTCGTTCGCTCCTTTGAGATCAGGGTTCGGAATCGGGCCGCAACTGATATAATCCGGGTGCTTTGGTGTCAACCCCCAGGAATCCCTGATTTTCCGTTGCAACGCCCATTTGAGTGTTCTAACCTTCCGCGATCGTTTGGCAAATCAACATTCCCGATCAAAACAGGGGGAGGAAAATCATGAAGAGATTTTTGGCAGTCGCAACAGCAGCCGTCATGGCGTGCGCAGCACTCACGTCATGCTCCAAGTCCTGCCCGCAGTCGCAGGACGACAAGACTACGGCCGCAACGATCAACGGCGAAGTGATCACGATGGGCGATCTCAACAAGGCCTCCAAGGACCGTCTGGCGAAGGTCGAGACGCAGATCTACCAGATCAAGAAGTCCGTGCTCGACAGCCTCGTCGAGGACAGGATCATAGCCGCCGAGGCGAAGAAAAAGGGTTTGAGCCCCGAGGAGTACATAAACCAGGAGATCGAATCCAAGTCCACGCCGCCCACCGACGAAGAGGTGAAGGCGCTCTACGACGCGCGCAAGGGCACGATGAACCAGCCGTTCGACGAGGTGAAGGACCAGATCAGAAACTACCTCGCCATGAACCGCAAGGCCCGCGCCAGGGCGGAGCTGCTAACCAAACTGCGCTCCGACGCCAACGTGAAGATCGACATCAACCCGCCGAGGGCCACGATCGACATCTCCGGCGCCCCTGAGATGGGAAGCGGCAAGATCACGCTCGTGGAGTTCTCGGACTACCAGTGCCCGTTCTGCCAGAGGGTGAGGCAGACGATCTGGAAGCTGATGGAGGAGTATGACGGCAAGATAAAATACGTGTTCATGGATTTCCCGCTCTCGTTCCACAAGGACGCGAAGAAGGCGCACGAGGCAACTCACTGCGCCGGCGACCAGGGCAAGTACTTCGAATACAACAAGAAGATATTCGAGAACCAGAGCAAGATCGGCGTGGCCGACTTGAAAAACCTGGCGAAGGAGCTGGGGCTGGACACGGCGAAGTTCGACGAGTGCCTGGACAGCGGAAAGAACGCGGCCATGGTCGAGAAATCCATAGCGGCCGGCATACAGGCGGGCGTGAACGGGACGCCGGCGTTCTTCATCAACGGCATCATGATATCCGGAGCGCAGCCCTACGCCTCCTTCAAGGAACTGATCGACTCGGAACTGAGCCGATAAACGCTGGGGCTTTTTTTCACCATGCTCGATACAAAGTTCATACGC contains:
- a CDS encoding P-II family nitrogen regulator encodes the protein MKKIEAIIKPFKLDEIREAVQELGVQGMTVTEVKGFGRQKGHTEVYRGAEYVVDFLPKIKIEIVVPEEKAAEVASVIQKRTHTGRIGDGKIFISSIDDVVRIRTGETGESAL
- the glnA gene encoding type I glutamate--ammonia ligase, which produces MPISKTLKMIEDNRAKMVDFKFVDFPGVWQHFAVPVSELDAGAFDSGFGFDGSSMRGWQPIHASDMLILPDPNTAVLDPFMREATLSLICNIVDPITKEPYSRDPRHIAQKAEKYLVSTGLADTAFFGPEAEFFIFDHIAFDQTSNHAFYRIDSDEGCWNSGCETSQNLGYKPRYKEGYFPVSPTDSQHDLRTEMVLEMEKVGIKVECQHHEVATAGQAEIDMRFSPLVEMGDKLLWFKYVVKNVARRHNKTVTFMPKPLFEDNGSGMHIHVSLWKNKKPLFAGDRYGGMSEMALHFMGGIIKHAKALSAICNPTTNSYRRLVPGFEAPINIAYSSRNRSAALRIPMYSSNPNAKRIEFRTPDPSCNGYLAFAAILMAGLDGVQNRLDPGAPLDKNIYKLSPEELKDVQHAPASLEEALDALERDHEFLLKGDVFTQDAIDTWIEYKRENEVNVMRLRPVPMEFSLYYDI
- a CDS encoding S8 family serine peptidase; the encoded protein is MGERIGVLVKGRILSAIAFVGVFFAAQALLANPKIDPYLELGFDDGRAKALSISAPFPSVPSSDDAQDDPQVEVFIKVSDVDAARGVVSLAGGSVRVVSGQVMTALIPASRLGMVADAEEVLFIEASKPIGLSNDLAGAEIGLSEVVQATGLPASYTGDGVIIGIVDTGVDYAHPDFLDAEGRSRVLAIWDQSRTGGTAPVEIDDGYGSECLLDSISSGQCPLMDVDGHGTHVSGIAAGGDEKYRGVAPGAHLVVVKYDARLSLESGYADTLFSTKICEAAYYVFAKAAQYGVPAVVNLSLGTHLGAHDGTSLFEQCLAGLVQGQAGRALVAAAGNEYSGDRDYTGIHAGFDPQGEIKATNFVIMKKTGDRVYYIDLWGALGSDLSVGLAMHKGAPAGSPVQKSDMVEKGDKVFGSFDNGKISYLINAIESKSTLNGKQHVGIRIMLGSSVDNPMSYSFDLMVGGTGGFDAWVFPDKPARTIQFTSIEGDIGGEYKYVTGDRVKSIAMPATSPDVIAVAAYATRTSWSAEGYNWQFNGQELGAILNFSSAGPTADPAYTGQKPEISAPGGMIASSLSSGTAVSGQVLSDDGVHYMQAGTSMSAPFVSGAIALMFQNNKNFTQGDVEGFLTKSAYADSFTGSVPNDRWGAGKLDLLKAMEAAVNGVASGDFAAQGSLSMPSENSGGKAGCALATTAATGASAPALVLTMAIALATLSIRRRRS
- a CDS encoding OFA family MFS transporter yields the protein MEKRRWLVVLGALLVQFCLGAIYAWGAFTKALQDPAGPYAFTATQAQAIFSAGLATFAIVMILAGRWQDKVGPRKVALAGAVLLGAGYILAGLLGGTGFWPILFFIGIVGGAGIGLGYVCPIAACVKWFPDLKGFVTGLAVAGFGAGAFIFVKLAGTWGGFIESYGVNGTFTAFGIIFIISVVAGALLLSNPPAGWRPAGWQPKESEANAPKAEDFKQGECVRTHQFWMLWLTFVFSAGSGLMVIGCLKNFGELACGLSSSVAASALGIMALFNGLGRIVWGTVSQKVGVRRAIAIMCVLQALMLAGILKIGAGEWGLIVAACWIGFNFGGNFSLFPLATAESFGTKNLGANYGAMFTSYGVGGIVMPILAGSLWDMFGSYNGAFMIAALICIFASVLAFIVKPPHHVKSPS
- a CDS encoding thioredoxin domain-containing protein, producing MKRFLAVATAAVMACAALTSCSKSCPQSQDDKTTAATINGEVITMGDLNKASKDRLAKVETQIYQIKKSVLDSLVEDRIIAAEAKKKGLSPEEYINQEIESKSTPPTDEEVKALYDARKGTMNQPFDEVKDQIRNYLAMNRKARARAELLTKLRSDANVKIDINPPRATIDISGAPEMGSGKITLVEFSDYQCPFCQRVRQTIWKLMEEYDGKIKYVFMDFPLSFHKDAKKAHEATHCAGDQGKYFEYNKKIFENQSKIGVADLKNLAKELGLDTAKFDECLDSGKNAAMVEKSIAAGIQAGVNGTPAFFINGIMISGAQPYASFKELIDSELSR